A single genomic interval of Desulfarculaceae bacterium harbors:
- a CDS encoding carboxymuconolactone decarboxylase family protein → MSRSEELAEIRAGYQKYFEHQPEHGGLFMAHFEAVYQGSALEAKTKHLIALCGGIIAGCKGCILGQSDMALQKGATAQEVLEVCSIAMSLGGTLAGSQVAMVMQLLEERGLLEQG, encoded by the coding sequence ATGAGCAGATCCGAGGAGCTGGCCGAAATACGGGCCGGATACCAGAAGTATTTTGAGCATCAGCCCGAGCACGGCGGCTTGTTCATGGCCCATTTCGAGGCGGTCTACCAAGGCTCGGCCCTCGAAGCCAAGACCAAGCATCTCATCGCCCTGTGCGGCGGGATTATCGCCGGTTGCAAAGGCTGCATATTGGGCCAGAGCGACATGGCGCTGCAAAAGGGAGCCACGGCGCAAGAAGTGCTGGAGGTGTGCTCCATCGCCATGTCCTTGGGGGGCACTCTGGCCGGTTCGCAGGTGGCCATGGTGATGCAGCTTTTGGAAGAGCGCGGCCTGCTGGAGCAGGGCTAG
- a CDS encoding MBL fold metallo-hydrolase → MLLADNLYFYPWTQTQGNNCNSVLIAGEAPTLVDPGHSQLYGHVENGLAGDGFREEPPLVIMTHCHPDHLEAAAQLQRAGAKLAMSQAEIDYMHGEGRALARALGMNFPEITIDLILDEGELTLGGHTLEVISTPGHSPGHLCLYWPANKALIAGDLVFAQGVGRVDFPGGNANQLKDSIKKVASRDIELLLPGHGPIVKGKDQVAKNFELIEKYYFPML, encoded by the coding sequence ATGCTGCTGGCCGACAACCTGTACTTCTACCCCTGGACCCAGACCCAGGGGAACAACTGCAACAGCGTGCTCATCGCGGGGGAAGCCCCCACCCTGGTGGACCCGGGGCACAGCCAGCTCTACGGCCACGTGGAGAACGGCCTGGCCGGCGACGGCTTCCGCGAGGAACCGCCCCTGGTGATCATGACCCACTGCCACCCCGACCATCTGGAGGCCGCGGCCCAGCTCCAACGGGCCGGAGCCAAGCTGGCCATGAGCCAGGCCGAGATCGACTACATGCACGGCGAGGGCCGGGCCCTGGCCCGCGCCCTGGGCATGAACTTCCCGGAGATCACCATCGACCTGATCCTGGACGAGGGTGAGCTGACCCTGGGCGGCCACACCCTGGAGGTGATCTCCACCCCGGGGCACAGCCCGGGCCACCTGTGCCTCTACTGGCCCGCCAACAAGGCGCTCATCGCTGGCGACCTGGTCTTCGCCCAGGGGGTGGGCCGGGTGGACTTCCCCGGCGGCAACGCCAACCAGCTCAAGGACTCCATCAAGAAGGTGGCCTCCCGGGACATCGAGCTGCTGCTCCCCGGCCACGGCCCCATCGTCAAAGGCAAGGATCAGGTGGCCAAGAACTTCGAACTGATCGAGAAATACTACTTCCCCATGCTTTAG
- a CDS encoding YIP1 family protein: protein MAAYCPYCGSEVDGESAAPGGLAGTATCPTCHQEVDLPGTPPAPPIPPLPLGGPAPEPQDYVPWEGEGGFFSRLFRSIGQVLIHPMRFFAAPARPGWAWALSFGLILGTLGQALQVFWGHGLGYQYASFRSALLSLIFSPLTVLASMFLAAWVTHFCLWILRGTKHGVRATFRVMAYGQATNVFVLVPFLGMALMPVWGLVVAVGGLAAAHETGRWRTFFAIFLPLVLIVGVSLVVVLGMLAVGVGAELLNKLKAFPSI from the coding sequence ATGGCAGCCTATTGCCCCTATTGCGGCAGCGAGGTGGACGGCGAGAGCGCCGCGCCCGGCGGCCTGGCCGGCACGGCCACCTGCCCCACCTGCCACCAGGAGGTGGACCTGCCCGGCACGCCTCCCGCGCCGCCCATACCGCCCCTGCCCCTGGGCGGCCCGGCCCCGGAGCCCCAAGACTACGTGCCTTGGGAAGGGGAGGGCGGCTTTTTCTCGCGCCTGTTTCGGAGCATCGGCCAGGTGCTGATCCATCCCATGCGCTTTTTCGCGGCCCCGGCCCGGCCCGGCTGGGCCTGGGCCCTGAGCTTTGGCCTGATCCTGGGCACCCTGGGCCAGGCCTTGCAAGTCTTCTGGGGCCACGGCCTGGGCTACCAGTACGCGAGCTTTCGCTCGGCCCTGCTCAGCCTGATCTTCTCGCCGCTCACCGTGCTGGCCTCCATGTTCCTGGCCGCCTGGGTCACTCACTTCTGCTTGTGGATACTTAGGGGCACCAAGCATGGGGTGCGGGCCACCTTCCGGGTGATGGCCTATGGCCAGGCCACCAACGTCTTCGTGCTGGTGCCCTTCCTGGGCATGGCGCTCATGCCCGTCTGGGGCCTGGTGGTGGCCGTGGGCGGTTTGGCCGCGGCCCACGAGACCGGCCGCTGGCGCACCTTCTTCGCCATCTTCCTGCCCTTGGTGCTCATCGTCGGGGTCAGCCTGGTGGTGGTGTTGGGCATGTTGGCCGTGGGGGTGGGCGCGGAGCTGCTCAACAAGCTGAAGGCCTTCCCCAGCATCTAG
- a CDS encoding ATP-dependent DNA helicase: MRAQNSSDDLAWAQIWLGDDSPLAGLIPGYAPRQGQIDMAAAVNQALRQEVPLVVEAGTGTGKTLAYLLPAVASGLKVVVSTGTRTLQDQIDQKELPLIKKALAPELRWAVLKGRTNYLCQRRYLGLAAQPDLSLPGVKPSLARLAEWLESTESGDLDEVRGSGLSEALLAEVTSNSEQCLGGRCPSRDTCFLMEARRKAAEAEVVVVNHHLFLADLVLRSGGHGEALPRYQAVIFDEAHLLPEVATAAFGVGVSSQRLSLLLRDVLKELPTKSGAAQAAGAVEATGKRLFNRLRKLLGPGGRATLSPEQLEGLAPAGSDLQEALEALAKALPASNEAAEALAERAHALARDLEAAAQPVPGHSVAWAEARGGGSLHLSPVEVGPHLELALYEHLGRLVFTSATLAPLDDLTPFCARLGLPTETRQKIVASPFDPASQALLYVPKTMPPPNSQAFASAVAKQVKELLAHSRGRAFVLFTSHRNLEAVSGMLASELPFPVLVQGEAPRLELLKRFVDESPSVLFATASFWQGVDVPGPALSAVIVDKLPFAPPDDPLVAARCQRIEEEEGKSGFAHLLLPEAILSLKQGLGRLLRTPTDRGLLAVLDVRLVQKGYGKRFLKALAPVPLTHDLGEVARFFEAEV; encoded by the coding sequence ATGAGGGCGCAAAACAGCAGCGACGACCTGGCCTGGGCCCAAATATGGCTGGGCGATGACAGCCCCCTGGCCGGGCTCATTCCGGGCTACGCCCCCCGCCAAGGGCAGATCGACATGGCCGCGGCGGTTAACCAGGCGCTCAGGCAGGAGGTGCCCCTGGTGGTGGAGGCGGGCACCGGCACGGGCAAGACCCTGGCCTATCTACTGCCCGCGGTGGCCAGCGGGCTCAAGGTGGTGGTTTCCACCGGCACCCGAACCCTGCAAGACCAGATCGACCAAAAGGAGCTGCCCCTGATCAAGAAGGCCCTGGCGCCCGAGCTGCGCTGGGCGGTGCTCAAGGGGCGCACCAACTATCTCTGCCAGCGGCGCTACCTGGGCCTGGCCGCCCAGCCGGACCTGTCGTTGCCCGGCGTCAAACCCTCCCTGGCCCGCCTGGCCGAGTGGCTGGAGAGCACCGAATCCGGCGACCTGGACGAGGTGCGCGGCTCGGGGCTGAGCGAGGCGCTGTTGGCCGAGGTGACCAGCAACAGCGAGCAGTGCCTGGGCGGCCGCTGCCCCAGCCGCGACACCTGCTTTCTCATGGAGGCCCGGCGCAAGGCCGCCGAGGCCGAGGTGGTGGTGGTGAATCACCACCTGTTCCTGGCCGATCTGGTGCTGCGCTCCGGCGGCCACGGCGAGGCCCTGCCCCGCTACCAGGCGGTTATCTTCGACGAGGCCCATCTGTTGCCCGAGGTGGCCACCGCCGCTTTCGGGGTGGGGGTGAGCAGCCAGCGTTTGTCCCTGCTGCTCCGCGACGTGCTCAAGGAGCTGCCCACCAAGTCCGGGGCCGCCCAGGCAGCGGGCGCGGTGGAGGCCACGGGCAAGCGCCTGTTCAACCGGCTGCGCAAGCTCCTGGGGCCGGGAGGCCGGGCCACCCTGAGCCCGGAGCAGCTGGAGGGCCTGGCCCCGGCCGGCAGCGACCTGCAAGAGGCCCTGGAAGCCCTGGCCAAAGCCCTGCCCGCCAGCAACGAGGCAGCCGAGGCACTGGCCGAGCGGGCCCACGCCCTGGCGCGAGACCTGGAGGCCGCCGCCCAGCCGGTGCCCGGCCACAGCGTGGCCTGGGCCGAGGCCCGGGGCGGGGGCAGCCTGCATCTCTCGCCGGTGGAGGTGGGGCCCCACCTGGAGCTGGCCCTGTACGAGCACCTGGGACGCCTGGTCTTCACCAGCGCCACCCTGGCCCCCCTGGACGACCTCACGCCCTTTTGCGCCCGCCTGGGCCTACCCACGGAGACCCGGCAAAAGATCGTGGCCTCGCCCTTTGACCCCGCCTCCCAGGCGCTGCTCTACGTGCCCAAGACCATGCCACCGCCGAACAGCCAGGCCTTTGCCTCGGCGGTGGCCAAGCAGGTCAAGGAGCTTTTGGCCCACAGCCGGGGCCGGGCCTTTGTCTTGTTCACCAGCCACCGCAACCTGGAGGCGGTGAGCGGGATGCTGGCCTCGGAGCTGCCCTTCCCGGTGCTGGTGCAGGGCGAGGCGCCCCGTCTGGAGCTACTCAAGCGCTTCGTGGATGAGAGCCCCAGCGTGCTTTTCGCCACGGCCAGCTTTTGGCAAGGGGTGGACGTGCCCGGCCCAGCGCTCAGCGCGGTGATCGTGGACAAGCTGCCCTTCGCGCCGCCGGACGATCCCCTGGTGGCCGCGCGTTGTCAGCGCATCGAGGAAGAGGAAGGCAAGAGCGGCTTTGCCCATCTGCTGTTGCCCGAGGCCATCCTGAGCCTCAAGCAGGGCCTGGGCCGCCTGCTCAGAACCCCCACCGACCGGGGGCTCTTGGCGGTGCTGGACGTTCGCCTGGTTCAAAAGGGCTACGGCAAGCGCTTCCTCAAGGCCCTGGCTCCGGTGCCCCTCACCCACGACCTGGGCGAGGTGGCCCGTTTCTTCGAGGCGGAGGTTTGA
- a CDS encoding CBS and ACT domain-containing protein — MLVKYWMTADPVTVTPDTSVMKASQLMKENNVRRLPVVDEKGALVGIVSDRDLKEASPSKATTLDVHELYYLLSELKVKDIMSRKVMTIRPDDTVEKAAVIMLEHKITGLPVLEDGKVVGILSQGDVFRVLTSITGVYRGGVQFALNLEDRPGSIKDVADVIRKHGGRMVSILTSYDMCEEGCRNVYIRIADMTEDRLKSLTEELEHEFTVVQVSQEQLRDI, encoded by the coding sequence ATGCTGGTCAAGTATTGGATGACGGCCGACCCCGTGACCGTCACGCCGGACACCTCGGTGATGAAGGCGTCGCAGTTGATGAAGGAGAACAACGTTCGCCGGCTGCCCGTGGTCGACGAAAAAGGCGCCCTGGTAGGCATCGTCAGCGACCGGGATCTCAAGGAGGCCAGCCCCAGCAAGGCCACTACCCTTGACGTGCATGAGCTGTACTATCTGCTCAGCGAGCTCAAAGTCAAGGACATCATGAGCCGCAAGGTCATGACCATCAGACCCGACGACACGGTGGAAAAGGCCGCGGTGATCATGCTGGAGCACAAGATCACCGGCTTGCCCGTGTTGGAAGACGGCAAGGTGGTGGGCATCCTCAGCCAAGGCGACGTGTTCCGGGTGTTGACCAGCATCACCGGCGTGTACCGGGGCGGGGTACAGTTCGCCCTGAACCTGGAGGACCGGCCGGGCTCCATCAAGGACGTGGCCGACGTGATCCGCAAGCACGGCGGCCGCATGGTCTCGATCCTCACCTCCTACGACATGTGCGAGGAGGGCTGCCGCAACGTGTATATCCGCATCGCGGACATGACCGAGGACCGGCTCAAGTCCCTCACCGAGGAGCTGGAGCACGAGTTCACCGTGGTGCAGGTATCCCAGGAGCAGCTCCGGGACATCTAA
- a CDS encoding PBP1A family penicillin-binding protein, which yields MPPAPPAAPRKRRWLRRLVLWGFSLVLVSAILAAGAAVVGWFYITEDLPQIESIADYRPASVTRVLAADGSLMVQYYHQRRFVVPLSQISPLAVKAFVAAEDGNFFHHQGIDLAGIARATVANIKAGRVVQGASTISQQVAQALLNTPAKAWVPKIKEMVFAWRMEQTLSKQDILYIYMNEIYLGHGTYGVEAAARTYFGKPAKDLNVAEAALIAGLIQAPSRYSPLRHPRRARTRQVYVIERMQADGFISPEQAQAALTQPLDIKLHRAKTVAAPYYEETVRQWLEERFGKKVLYEHGLTVHTACDPAMTAAGRAAIKKGLAQLTRRQGYFGPIKRLGAAELDQARAVPVGRGELEPGSKAKAVVTAVDPGRQVAELRLGPARGYIPFEQVRWALPPRKRPEDHRSPLKSISEVFRPGDVVLVKVGDYNSKTRRWELVLVQEPVAQAALLAMENQTGRVRALIGGSDFGKSQFNRALQARRQPGSAFKPIIYAAALDHPKQVYTSSTVVLDAPITYDDPTQPGEKWRPKNYEGRFYGPTTLRQGLAHSRNVVTVKLLSDLGLGYVVGYARRLGIASELVPNLSLALGTSGLTLLELTRAYGVFADHGMLMEPVFVERVSDATGKELYKAQPVERQVISPQTAYLTTHLLQGVIEEGTGRQMLSLKRPLAGKTGTTNDLRDAWFMGFSPQLICGVWVGQDDNQPLGRKETGARAAGPIWRYFMAEALKGQPASDFPVPEGVVFARVNRLSGQPVPAGGKGGFFESFREGRQPQPGQANPGQAEGRPQDFLQSETFGPQGAAPPPTTPSPPTAIYPQPDPTEGH from the coding sequence TTGCCACCCGCTCCTCCCGCAGCTCCCCGCAAACGGCGCTGGCTCAGGCGCCTGGTGCTCTGGGGTTTTTCCCTGGTCCTGGTGTCGGCCATCCTGGCCGCCGGGGCGGCGGTGGTGGGCTGGTTCTACATCACCGAAGACCTCCCCCAAATCGAGAGCATCGCCGACTACCGCCCCGCCTCGGTGACCCGGGTGCTGGCCGCCGACGGCTCGCTGATGGTCCAGTATTACCACCAGCGGCGCTTCGTGGTGCCGCTGAGCCAGATCAGCCCCCTGGCGGTCAAGGCCTTCGTGGCCGCCGAGGACGGCAACTTCTTCCATCACCAGGGCATCGACCTGGCGGGCATCGCGCGGGCCACCGTGGCCAACATCAAGGCGGGCCGGGTGGTGCAGGGGGCCAGCACCATCAGCCAGCAGGTGGCCCAGGCGCTACTCAACACCCCGGCCAAGGCCTGGGTGCCCAAGATCAAGGAGATGGTCTTCGCCTGGCGCATGGAGCAGACGCTCTCCAAGCAGGACATTCTCTACATTTATATGAACGAGATATACCTGGGCCACGGGACCTACGGAGTGGAGGCCGCGGCGCGCACCTATTTCGGCAAGCCGGCCAAGGACCTCAATGTGGCCGAGGCGGCGCTCATCGCCGGGCTCATCCAGGCCCCCAGCCGCTACAGCCCGCTCAGGCACCCCCGCCGGGCCCGCACCCGCCAGGTTTACGTCATCGAGCGGATGCAGGCCGACGGCTTCATCAGCCCCGAGCAGGCCCAGGCCGCCCTGACCCAACCCCTGGACATCAAGCTGCACCGGGCCAAGACCGTGGCCGCGCCCTACTACGAAGAGACGGTACGCCAGTGGCTGGAGGAGCGCTTCGGCAAGAAGGTGCTCTACGAGCACGGCCTCACCGTGCACACCGCCTGCGACCCGGCCATGACCGCCGCGGGCCGCGCGGCCATCAAGAAGGGCCTGGCCCAACTTACCCGCCGCCAGGGCTATTTCGGCCCCATCAAGCGCCTGGGCGCTGCCGAGCTGGACCAGGCTCGGGCCGTGCCGGTGGGCCGGGGTGAGCTGGAGCCCGGAAGCAAAGCCAAAGCGGTGGTCACCGCCGTGGACCCCGGCCGCCAAGTGGCCGAGCTGCGCCTGGGGCCGGCCCGGGGCTACATACCCTTTGAGCAGGTGCGCTGGGCCCTGCCCCCGCGCAAGCGCCCCGAGGACCACCGCTCGCCGCTCAAGAGCATCAGCGAGGTCTTCCGTCCCGGCGACGTGGTGCTGGTCAAGGTGGGGGACTACAACTCCAAGACCCGCCGCTGGGAGCTGGTGCTGGTGCAGGAGCCGGTGGCCCAGGCCGCCCTGTTGGCCATGGAAAACCAGACCGGCCGGGTGCGCGCGCTCATCGGCGGCTCGGACTTCGGTAAGAGCCAGTTCAACCGGGCCCTGCAAGCCCGCCGCCAGCCGGGCAGCGCCTTCAAGCCCATCATCTATGCCGCCGCCCTGGACCACCCCAAGCAGGTCTACACCTCCTCCACCGTGGTCCTGGACGCGCCCATCACCTATGACGACCCCACCCAGCCCGGCGAGAAGTGGCGGCCCAAGAACTACGAAGGCCGCTTCTACGGCCCCACCACCCTTAGGCAAGGCCTGGCCCACTCGCGCAACGTGGTCACGGTGAAGCTGCTCTCGGACCTGGGCCTGGGCTACGTGGTGGGCTACGCCCGCCGTTTGGGCATCGCCAGCGAGCTGGTGCCCAACCTCTCCCTGGCCCTGGGCACCAGCGGCCTCACCCTGCTGGAGCTCACCCGGGCCTACGGGGTGTTCGCGGACCACGGGATGCTCATGGAGCCGGTGTTCGTGGAGCGGGTGAGCGACGCCACCGGCAAGGAGCTCTACAAGGCCCAGCCGGTGGAGCGCCAGGTCATCTCGCCCCAGACCGCCTATCTGACCACCCACCTGCTCCAGGGGGTCATCGAAGAGGGCACCGGGCGGCAGATGCTCTCGCTCAAGCGGCCCCTGGCCGGCAAGACCGGCACCACCAACGACCTTCGCGACGCCTGGTTCATGGGGTTCAGCCCCCAGCTCATCTGCGGGGTGTGGGTGGGCCAGGACGACAACCAGCCCCTGGGCCGCAAAGAGACCGGGGCCCGGGCGGCGGGGCCCATCTGGCGATACTTCATGGCCGAGGCCCTCAAGGGCCAGCCCGCCTCGGACTTCCCGGTGCCCGAGGGCGTGGTGTTCGCGCGGGTGAACCGCCTGAGCGGCCAGCCGGTGCCCGCCGGAGGCAAGGGCGGCTTCTTCGAGTCGTTCCGGGAAGGCCGCCAGCCCCAGCCCGGCCAGGCCAATCCCGGTCAGGCCGAGGGCCGCCCCCAGGACTTTTTGCAGTCCGAGACCTTCGGCCCCCAAGGCGCGGCGCCCCCGCCCACCACGCCGTCGCCGCCCACCGCGATCTACCCCCAGCCCGATCCCACCGAAGGGCACTAG
- the hypA gene encoding hydrogenase maturation nickel metallochaperone HypA, with the protein MHELSIAQSLLAIVLDEARRHQVNKVTKVAVKIGALAGVVPSALTFSFDLIKEGTKAAEAELVVEQAPAQGVCHACEGEIDMSRLVDQCPHCGSKDIEFTGGQELYVDHIEAE; encoded by the coding sequence TTGCACGAACTTTCCATCGCCCAATCCCTGCTGGCCATCGTTTTGGACGAGGCCCGCCGCCACCAGGTGAACAAAGTGACCAAGGTGGCGGTGAAGATAGGCGCCCTGGCCGGGGTGGTGCCCTCGGCGCTCACTTTCAGCTTTGATCTGATCAAGGAGGGCACCAAGGCCGCCGAGGCCGAGCTGGTCGTCGAGCAGGCCCCGGCCCAGGGGGTATGCCACGCCTGTGAAGGGGAGATCGACATGAGCCGCCTGGTGGACCAGTGCCCGCACTGCGGGTCCAAGGATATCGAGTTCACCGGGGGGCAGGAGCTATACGTGGATCACATCGAGGCGGAATGA
- the hypB gene encoding hydrogenase nickel incorporation protein HypB, with protein MAEIEVGRSILEANEKLAEGHRKRFADSGVKVLNLISSPGAGKTSVLEQTLKRLQGRLACAVIEGDIQTDEDARRVAAVGVPAVQIQTQGACHLDGQMIGEALAALDLDALDLLIIENVGNLVCPVDFDLGEDMKVAVLSTTEGDDKPSKYPALFQQAGVLLVNKIDLLPYIDCDLERIHRTCHQLNPEQKVFDLSCRTGEGIDQWIDWLVSWVKG; from the coding sequence ATGGCCGAGATAGAGGTGGGGCGCAGCATTCTGGAAGCCAACGAAAAGTTGGCCGAGGGGCACCGCAAACGCTTCGCGGACAGCGGAGTGAAGGTGCTCAACCTGATCTCCAGCCCCGGCGCGGGCAAGACCAGCGTGCTGGAGCAGACCCTGAAACGCCTGCAAGGACGCCTGGCCTGCGCGGTGATCGAGGGCGACATCCAGACCGACGAGGACGCCCGGAGGGTGGCCGCGGTGGGGGTGCCGGCGGTGCAGATCCAGACCCAGGGCGCCTGCCACCTGGACGGGCAGATGATCGGCGAGGCCCTGGCCGCCCTTGATCTGGACGCGCTGGACCTTCTGATCATCGAAAACGTGGGCAACCTGGTCTGCCCGGTGGACTTCGACCTGGGCGAGGACATGAAGGTGGCGGTGCTCTCCACCACCGAGGGCGACGACAAGCCCAGCAAGTATCCCGCCTTGTTCCAGCAGGCTGGGGTGCTCCTGGTGAACAAGATAGACTTGCTGCCCTATATCGACTGCGACCTGGAGCGCATCCACCGCACTTGCCATCAGCTCAACCCCGAGCAGAAGGTCTTCGACCTCTCCTGCCGCACCGGCGAGGGCATCGACCAATGGATCGACTGGCTGGTTAGCTGGGTCAAGGGCTAG
- the hypF gene encoding carbamoyltransferase HypF → MSAKTTRELARVEGVVQGVGFRPFVYNLARGLGLTGWVSNTAAGVELAVQGGGEAVEEFFARLETQAPPLAVIHRVERQTAEPEPGESEFEIRASEGGKRSTLISPDVAVCEACLAEMLDPVDRRHGYAFINCTHCGPRYTIIEDLPYDRPLTTMKAFEMCPACGAEYHDPTDRRFHAQPTACPVCGPRLWLADGEGNELAADDAVAEAAEALAKGEVLAVKGLGGFHLAADAASEEAVARLRGRKHREEKPLAVMVAGLEQARALAELDQASAEALASRERPIVLVPRREGAPLAPSVAPRNRLIGLLLPYTPLHHLLLAAAAERGLKALVMTSGNVSDEPICLDNHEAVCRIGAKAARGAIADKLLLHNRDIHLRSDDSVVRVVGGALRQMRRSRGFVPSPLILAPGVAPEGCPPILAAGAHQKNTLCLLRGREAFLSQHVGDLDDLRTLEFFELTAGHLARILEAEPQVIACDLHPDYLSSKWAVERGLPVVRVQHHHAHAVAVMAEHGLSGEVLGLCLDGTGFGDDATVWGGELLAARAGGYRRLGRLRRFGLPGGEAAVKEPWRVGWSLLHEVFGPEEAASLALGLVERRGQHLPLISRMIAQGINTPLTSSLGRLFDGVAALCGLREEVAYEGQAAVELEQAMQALADGYPFALRETEGLLELDWGPAVMAVVEDVLNGADAATVSARFHAGLLAGLSAWAQAGAELSGLTRACLGGGCLMNACLLAGLPAALEGAGLTVYTAALAPSNDGGLSLGQAVAAANAWANGLDPGGVTTFTPDGGKS, encoded by the coding sequence GTGAGCGCCAAAACCACAAGAGAGCTCGCCCGGGTGGAGGGGGTGGTGCAGGGGGTCGGCTTCCGGCCCTTTGTCTACAACCTGGCGCGGGGTCTGGGGCTCACCGGCTGGGTGAGCAACACCGCCGCCGGGGTGGAGCTGGCCGTGCAGGGCGGCGGCGAGGCGGTGGAGGAGTTCTTCGCCCGCCTGGAGACCCAGGCCCCGCCCCTGGCCGTGATCCACCGGGTGGAGCGCCAAACCGCCGAGCCCGAGCCCGGCGAGAGCGAGTTTGAGATCCGGGCCTCGGAGGGCGGCAAACGCTCCACCCTGATCTCTCCCGACGTGGCGGTGTGCGAGGCCTGTCTGGCCGAGATGCTCGACCCCGTTGACCGCCGCCACGGCTACGCCTTCATAAACTGCACCCACTGCGGCCCCCGCTACACCATCATCGAAGACCTGCCCTACGACCGGCCCCTGACCACCATGAAGGCCTTTGAGATGTGCCCGGCCTGCGGGGCCGAGTACCACGACCCAACGGATCGGCGCTTCCACGCCCAGCCGACCGCCTGCCCGGTGTGCGGGCCGCGCCTCTGGCTGGCCGACGGCGAGGGCAACGAGCTAGCGGCTGACGACGCGGTGGCCGAGGCCGCCGAGGCCTTGGCTAAGGGCGAGGTGCTGGCCGTCAAGGGCTTGGGCGGCTTCCATTTGGCGGCCGACGCTGCCAGCGAGGAGGCGGTGGCCCGCCTGCGGGGGCGCAAGCACCGCGAGGAAAAGCCTTTGGCGGTGATGGTGGCCGGGCTGGAACAAGCCCGCGCCCTGGCCGAGCTGGACCAGGCCAGCGCGGAGGCCCTGGCCAGCCGGGAGCGGCCCATCGTGCTGGTCCCCCGCCGGGAGGGTGCGCCCCTGGCCCCCTCCGTAGCCCCGCGCAACCGGCTCATCGGCCTGCTCCTGCCCTACACCCCGCTGCACCACCTGCTGCTGGCTGCGGCGGCCGAGCGCGGCCTCAAGGCCCTGGTCATGACCAGCGGCAACGTGAGCGACGAGCCCATCTGCCTGGACAACCACGAGGCGGTGTGCCGCATCGGGGCCAAGGCCGCGCGCGGGGCCATTGCCGACAAGCTCCTGCTGCACAACCGGGACATCCACCTGCGCTCCGACGACTCGGTGGTGCGGGTGGTGGGCGGGGCCTTGCGCCAGATGCGCCGCTCGCGGGGCTTCGTGCCCTCGCCCCTGATTCTGGCTCCGGGCGTGGCCCCCGAGGGTTGCCCGCCAATCCTGGCCGCCGGGGCCCACCAGAAGAACACCCTGTGCCTGCTGCGAGGCCGCGAGGCTTTTCTCTCCCAGCACGTGGGCGACCTGGACGATCTGCGCACCCTGGAGTTTTTCGAGCTCACCGCCGGGCATCTGGCCCGCATCCTGGAAGCCGAGCCCCAGGTGATCGCCTGCGACCTGCACCCGGACTACCTCTCCAGCAAGTGGGCCGTGGAGCGCGGCCTGCCGGTGGTAAGGGTGCAGCACCACCACGCCCACGCGGTGGCGGTGATGGCCGAGCACGGGCTGAGCGGCGAGGTGCTGGGACTGTGCCTGGACGGCACCGGATTTGGCGACGACGCCACGGTGTGGGGCGGGGAGCTTTTGGCCGCGCGGGCCGGGGGATACCGCCGCCTGGGGCGGCTCCGGCGCTTCGGCCTGCCCGGGGGAGAGGCGGCGGTCAAGGAACCCTGGCGGGTGGGCTGGTCGCTCTTGCACGAGGTCTTCGGCCCGGAGGAGGCCGCCAGCCTGGCCCTGGGCCTGGTGGAGCGGCGCGGCCAGCACCTGCCGCTCATAAGCCGCATGATCGCCCAGGGGATCAACACCCCGCTGACCTCCAGTCTGGGGCGGCTCTTCGACGGCGTGGCCGCCTTGTGCGGCCTGCGCGAAGAGGTGGCCTACGAGGGACAGGCGGCTGTCGAACTGGAGCAGGCTATGCAGGCCCTGGCCGATGGCTACCCCTTTGCCCTGCGCGAGACGGAAGGCCTGCTGGAGCTGGACTGGGGCCCGGCGGTGATGGCTGTGGTTGAAGACGTTTTGAACGGGGCGGACGCGGCCACGGTGTCGGCCCGTTTTCATGCCGGGTTGCTGGCCGGGCTGAGCGCCTGGGCCCAGGCTGGGGCCGAGCTGAGCGGCCTCACACGCGCCTGTTTGGGCGGCGGCTGCTTAATGAACGCCTGCCTGCTGGCCGGGCTGCCTGCGGCCTTGGAGGGCGCGGGGCTCACGGTGTACACTGCGGCACTGGCGCCGTCCAACGACGGCGGTCTGAGCCTGGGCCAGGCCGTGGCCGCGGCCAACGCCTGGGCCAACGGCCTGGACCCCGGCGGCGTCACCACCTTCACTCCGGACGGGGGGAAATCGTGA